The Cutaneotrichosporon cavernicola HIS019 DNA, chromosome: 3 region AAGATgccatccccatccccgGTCGCGGGTTCGGGCCCACCCGTGAGAGCTTAGCGGGAGGGTTGTTTACGGAGATTCCGCTGGGATCTCAGATACCTTTGAATGATTAATCGAGTGAAGACTGACTCAGCTGATTTCATGCTTGCGTCAACTCAACGAAATCAAACCAAACCAAAAGTTGGCATTCCTTGAACATGTGATCTGCTTTACCGCAGAACAGGTGCCTGTAAATGCTGCACACCCCCAAAGACCCGAGAGTGGACCGACCGCCCATGGCTTTTGTGCGCCATGGCTAGTTCTGCTCGGCcgggccggcggcggccttctAGTGGTCAGACAAAACTTTGGTCATCTCTGCTTGCGTTATAGTAATATCAGGCTTGCTGTTACCTAGCCTTGCTTGGGTTCTGTCAAAGGATGAAAGAATCTGTCTCGAAATATCTTTAGGGCCAAAACGCCGCACAGGGCCGCATGGCTTCACGACCGCAGTCACTGAACCCTGGGTTGAGGCCATCTTTGGCCCTTCAGGCCCATAACCTTTTGCATCTTGAACTGTTCATCCTGACTACTAGTACACCTCTACAGACCTACAACCCCTACGTACAGTTCAATGTCAACGCCATTAACGGCCGCGGTTGTGGTCAACTTTCATGGTGCGAGCCAGTGACTGCTGCTTCGGTTTCGGCCTTGGGAGACAAGGTGCTGATGGCAAGAATAGAATCTCATGTTGGGTGTCTGTAACGCCCGCGGCCGGGCTATGCATACTATAGGCTACATGTGTTGTACAATGCGCGCGAGAGGGGTGAGCACATGTCGCCGATAACTGATGTGATTTGCACAGCAGTAAACAATGACAAGCAAGAACCGAGTCGGATCCGTTGGAAGTCGAGTTGCGCCTGGGTGCCAAGATGTCAAGCTGTGCTAGGCCAAGAACACCGAAAGGCCGCCGGTGAACGCTGCGGAGCGCCAAGCCCAGGGCGATTCGAGTGCGAGTTGGGCTACTTGACACAGAAAGAGGATAGCAACTTGAGCGAGTTGAGAGACCAAAGTGTCGAACGGAAATCGAGTCAACTGGCGCCAATTAAAGTTGATAATGGTATTAGAATGTTGGCGCCTCGTATTTTGCAAGACGTCGctggaggtcggcgacctggcggcggaggcgaaGCATCTCCTGGTGAGCCATCTTGATCTCGAGGTCCTTTGTGCCGAGCGTGCTCTCGAGCGAGCTGAGATgctccttgcgcttggcccGGAATGTACGTGCCGAGATGCGATTGCGAACGCGCTTCCGCTCACGCGCACTAAGGGCGCGGTACTGGTCGACCTTCATACCCCAAATCATGccatcgcgctcgacgccctcgtcatGCTCGTGTACCGACTCATGGCTGTGGTGCGAGTGATTTGACCTTGTGTCTGCCTCggggtcgacctcgccgtctgCGTCCGAGTCGGGGTTGCTATGCCGCCCGGGAGAGCATCCgatgggggaaggtgaagCGACAATCTTGTCAACCAGATCAAGACTTGATGCGATGGTTGTTGGGGTGCCACTTCCAGTGCTGTGGGCgacgcctcgagctc contains the following coding sequences:
- a CDS encoding uncharacterized protein (basic region leucin zipper); protein product: MEALSAQPPFNPVGDKTANLLQAQNMASAWSSYLYQNQNSFMPGMNNQDWLLGLGSNAGNAPGNTQGATASGAAPAAGTDLFPTWAPTQPTDQNQFLMNMDMYGGSIAPSLLGARGVAHSTGSGTPTTIASSLDLVDKIVASPSPIGCSPGRHSNPDSDADGEVDPEADTRSNHSHHSHESVHEHDEGVERDGMIWGMKVDQYRALSARERKRVRNRISARTFRAKRKEHLSSLESTLGTKDLEIKMAHQEMLRLRRQVADLQRRLAKYEAPTF